The genome window AATCTTTCGTTTCCATAACGTTTTGATAGTAATTAACGGAAGTTGACTCCACTGAAGCTAATTTCTCTTCAATTTGATCAGCAAGCTTACGGTACGCAACTCTCGTCAGACGATGATTTGACAGCGTAGAATAATTCGTAACGTACTGTTTCTCCGTTTCAGTTAACTCATCGTAGGCTTTATTGGCTGCATCTAAAGCTGATTGGAATGAGGACGTTGTATCATTAATATTTGAAATAAGTCGAACAACATTCGAAACGTTAGCGTTGTAGTAATAAGTATAATCGTATATGTAAGCAGTTTTCGAATGTCCAGTAATATCAGCAGCTGATGCTGACGTAGTAGGTGCAGTATAGATTAGTGAAGGGACCGCAACTAGGGCCAGTAAGGCTAATTTTCTTTTGTTTTTCATAATACGGGAAACCTCCTGATTGGTTTTTGATAAGGGTGATGGTTAATCATAGGGATTTTTGGCCTAGGTGAAACCTTTACGTAAGGGATTGCCCTCAGAAGTGGATTATTGTTCACCTGCCGAAAAGAGTCTTGTGTAGACGGAAATATCCTAATATATGTTGATAAACCAATTTTATCATAGCTTAGGATTTTTTTATGTATATTTTAGGTGAATAGGTAGATAGGTTGTGTGATTTTTTTAACTCTGTGTGTCTTATGTACTTAGAGAGTCTGAAAGATTAACGAAAATTTAGTGATAAAAACAGGTGATATTGGCGAAAGTGGAAGCTGTGGTCATGATGAATCGCATGTTTGAACGCGGTCCATTAAACGGCGTGACAACACCAAGCTTCCCAGATGTGAAAGCTTTTTAAAGAAATTGAGGAAGCAGCGAAATCACACTCATACTTTATCGATGAAGATGAGAATGAGCAGCTTTCAAAATAAGATATAAAAAAGCAGGCTAGGGGAAATCTTAGCCTGCTTTTTTAAATGATCAAAGTGACGGATAGACTCCTCATACTAAGGGTAGAGTTTGTTATAATAATCCTAAGAAGGAGCGGAGGTGTTTAATTTGCAACAAAACTGGCAAAAGGTAGTTGTTGAAAAGTTAGCCTCAGCTGTTAAACCAGCTTTTGTTATTGTTTTTGGTTCTTATGCGCATGGCTCGGCACGTGAAGATAGTGATTTAGATATTGCGTATTTTGCAGATAAGCCTCTCTCAGGTTATGAACGTTTTTTAGTAGCGGGAGAAATTGCACAGTTTTGTAATGTTGATGTTGATTTAGTTGATATGAAAACTGTTGATACAGTGTTTGCAGCTCAAATTTTTTCAAGTGGTATGGTCATTGATTGCCAAGATGAAAACACCTTTATTAAAGAACGAATGAAGGCTCTATCAATGTATGTGACGTTAAATGAACAACGTGCGGGAATTCTGAAGGCAATTGAAGAGAGGGGTAGTGTCTATGGTGAATAATGATGTTGTTCTAAATAAGATTGCTACCATTGAACGCTGTGTGAAGCGCGTCAACGAGGTGTATGGTAGTAATCCTGAGAATTTGCAAGACATTACGAAGCAGGATAGTATTGTTTTGAATATTCAACGAGCGTGTGAAGCTAGTATTGATTTGGCAATGCATATTACTAGTGATTTAAAGCTTGGTTTACCTAAAACGAGCCGAGAAGCATTCAAGTTTCTTGAGGAAAAAGACATTATTGACCATGTATTAGCAAAATCATTAATGAATATGGTTGGGTTCCGAAACATTGCTGTGCATGATTATCAAGCTATTGATTTAGATATACTTCAAGCAATTATTGAGAATCATTTAAGTGATTTTAAAACCTATACAGAGGCAATATTGCTTATATAAAAGAAACAACAGGCTAAAAAAACTTTCTAGCCTGTTGTTATGTAGTATAAAACGGATAGAACCGTCAAAGCGTTGGAAAGAACCGCCGAAGTGACGGATAGAACTTAAAGCGATGGAAAGAACTGCCGAAGTGACGGATAGAAATCAAAGTGACGGAAAGACTCATTGTTATCGAAGCCGACGCCACGATTCCTGAGGCATAATTGATTTTTTGAGTTT of Lysinibacillus agricola contains these proteins:
- the mntA gene encoding type VII toxin-antitoxin system MntA family adenylyltransferase antitoxin; translation: MFNLQQNWQKVVVEKLASAVKPAFVIVFGSYAHGSAREDSDLDIAYFADKPLSGYERFLVAGEIAQFCNVDVDLVDMKTVDTVFAAQIFSSGMVIDCQDENTFIKERMKALSMYVTLNEQRAGILKAIEERGSVYGE
- the hepT gene encoding type VII toxin-antitoxin system HepT family RNase toxin; protein product: MNNDVVLNKIATIERCVKRVNEVYGSNPENLQDITKQDSIVLNIQRACEASIDLAMHITSDLKLGLPKTSREAFKFLEEKDIIDHVLAKSLMNMVGFRNIAVHDYQAIDLDILQAIIENHLSDFKTYTEAILLI